Proteins co-encoded in one Candidatus Acidiferrales bacterium genomic window:
- a CDS encoding ParA family protein encodes MTSILAITNQKGGVGKTTTAINLAAALALRKKKTLLIDLDPQSNATIAFVDASDVQISMFDVFTSPSPDLNKVIKPTKDPNLFLAPAKLSLARLEQQLAGAFDAPYKLKDALAPLLKNYDYVVLDTPPALGILTVNALVAATHLIVPIQAAYFAIEGTDDLLETYARIRSRPNPDLKVLGVVITLFDRRTNISRDTHEQIRAVFGEALFKTRISKNVRLEESPAYKETIFSYAPKSPGADEYKKLSQEVIQRVEADRSARHTQDAA; translated from the coding sequence TTGACGAGCATTCTGGCGATCACAAATCAAAAGGGCGGCGTTGGCAAGACCACGACCGCAATTAATCTCGCAGCCGCGCTGGCCCTTCGCAAAAAGAAAACTCTCCTCATCGATCTCGACCCGCAATCCAACGCCACCATCGCTTTCGTCGATGCCAGCGACGTGCAAATCTCCATGTTCGACGTTTTCACCAGTCCGTCTCCGGACTTGAACAAAGTCATCAAGCCGACGAAAGATCCGAACCTGTTTCTCGCCCCGGCCAAGCTCTCCCTTGCTCGCCTCGAGCAGCAGCTCGCCGGTGCCTTCGACGCACCCTACAAACTAAAGGACGCGCTCGCTCCTCTCCTCAAGAATTACGATTACGTCGTTCTCGATACGCCGCCCGCGCTCGGCATTCTCACTGTCAACGCGCTCGTTGCCGCCACGCATCTGATCGTTCCGATTCAAGCCGCTTATTTCGCCATCGAAGGCACGGACGATCTTCTCGAAACCTATGCGCGCATTCGCTCGCGTCCGAATCCGGATTTGAAGGTCCTCGGCGTGGTCATCACGCTTTTCGATCGCCGCACCAATATTTCCCGCGACACGCACGAGCAGATTCGCGCCGTGTTTGGCGAAGCTCTTTTCAAGACGCGCATCAGCAAGAATGTCCGTCTCGAGGAAAGCCCGGCCTATAAGGAAACGATTTTCAGCTACGCGCCCAAATCCCCTGGTGCCGATGAATATAAGAAGCTATCTCAGGAGGTCATCCAACGTGTCGAAGCGGATCGGTCTGCCCGTCACACTCAAGATGCGGCATGA
- a CDS encoding biopolymer transporter ExbD: MAEIQKQPGTTLSDINIVPFVDVMLVLLVIFMITAPILESGIQVDLPKTKTVKEISQARIVVTIDRAQQLFLGKDPVNIHEIGKKVLAQDKDIAHTPVYVRCDQTVPFGTWAMVVDTLRQSGINNISVVTKPLNGEPRSQ, translated from the coding sequence ATGGCAGAGATACAAAAACAGCCGGGAACGACGCTATCGGACATCAACATCGTCCCGTTCGTGGATGTGATGCTGGTGCTGCTGGTGATCTTCATGATTACGGCGCCGATTTTGGAATCGGGGATTCAGGTTGACCTGCCGAAGACCAAGACGGTGAAGGAGATCTCGCAGGCGCGGATCGTCGTCACGATTGACCGGGCGCAGCAGCTTTTTCTGGGGAAAGACCCGGTGAATATTCACGAAATCGGGAAGAAGGTTCTGGCTCAGGACAAGGACATTGCGCACACGCCGGTTTACGTGCGGTGCGACCAAACGGTGCCGTTCGGCACCTGGGCGATGGTCGTCGATACGCTGAGGCAATCGGGAATCAACAACATCAGCGTGGTGACCAAACCACTGAACGGAGAACCGCGCTCGCAATAA
- the miaB gene encoding tRNA (N6-isopentenyl adenosine(37)-C2)-methylthiotransferase MiaB — MSGHIDIPIASLLPKGQLEACAPNVRGAGSDRSFYIETFGCQMNAHDSEKVAGVLLARGYRQVDSAVDADFVFFNTCSIREKAAQKVFTRLGDFRDVRGENKIIGVLGCVAQQEGEGIFKRAPWVRMVCGSASYRKLPELLDNLEAGQSRVTGLDLDTDETFETEVTRRDNPIRAYLTIIEGCDYACSYCVVPHTRGPQRSRTSAAILDEVRRLVDSGYTEVQLLGQTVNSYRDPSPRGMSFVDLLLAVAEIPGMRRVRFTTSHPNDFTREIVRAIDSTPTLCEHIHLPVQSGSDRVLKQMLRTYSRDEYLSKIAWIRSARRPISITTDIIVGFPGETEAEFAETMSLLEAVQFDGVFAFKYSPRPNTSAKDMPGAIPEEEKSRRLAILQSRQREIQVACNQSLVGAEFEVLVDGRHAARNQWAGRTTSNRIVNFASLEQNLLGQYCQVKIAGAGPNSLVGEHLA; from the coding sequence ATGTCTGGCCACATTGATATCCCCATCGCCTCGCTCTTGCCCAAAGGACAACTGGAGGCTTGCGCACCGAATGTTCGTGGCGCGGGCTCCGATCGCTCCTTTTACATCGAAACCTTCGGCTGCCAGATGAATGCTCACGATTCCGAAAAAGTCGCCGGCGTTCTCCTCGCCCGCGGCTATCGCCAGGTGGATTCTGCCGTTGACGCCGATTTCGTCTTCTTTAACACCTGCAGCATCCGCGAAAAAGCCGCGCAGAAAGTCTTCACGCGTCTTGGCGATTTTCGCGATGTGCGCGGCGAAAACAAGATCATCGGCGTTTTGGGCTGTGTCGCTCAACAGGAAGGGGAGGGCATCTTCAAGCGCGCTCCCTGGGTTCGCATGGTCTGCGGCTCCGCGAGTTATCGCAAGCTCCCCGAGTTGCTCGACAACCTCGAAGCCGGCCAATCGCGCGTCACCGGCCTCGATCTTGATACCGACGAGACCTTCGAAACGGAAGTCACGCGCCGCGACAATCCCATTCGCGCCTACTTGACCATCATCGAAGGCTGCGACTACGCCTGCTCCTATTGCGTCGTTCCGCACACGCGCGGCCCGCAGCGCAGTCGCACCAGCGCCGCAATACTCGATGAAGTTCGCCGCCTCGTCGATTCCGGCTACACCGAAGTCCAGCTCCTCGGCCAGACGGTCAATTCCTATCGCGATCCTTCTCCGCGCGGGATGTCCTTCGTTGATCTCCTCCTCGCCGTCGCCGAAATTCCCGGCATGCGACGCGTGCGCTTCACCACTTCGCATCCCAATGACTTTACTCGCGAAATCGTCCGCGCCATCGACTCCACTCCGACGCTCTGCGAGCACATTCATTTGCCCGTGCAATCCGGTTCCGATCGCGTCTTGAAACAAATGCTCCGCACGTATTCGCGCGACGAATATCTCTCGAAAATCGCCTGGATTCGCTCCGCGCGCCGCCCGATCAGCATCACCACGGACATCATCGTCGGTTTCCCCGGCGAGACCGAAGCCGAGTTCGCGGAGACCATGTCGCTTCTCGAAGCCGTTCAATTCGACGGCGTTTTCGCCTTCAAGTATTCGCCTCGCCCCAACACTTCTGCGAAAGACATGCCCGGCGCCATCCCCGAGGAAGAGAAGAGCCGCCGCCTTGCCATCCTTCAGTCACGCCAGCGCGAAATTCAAGTCGCCTGCAATCAATCGCTCGTCGGCGCGGAATTCGAAGTCCTCGTTGATGGTCGCCACGCCGCGCGCAATCAGTGGGCGGGCCGCACCACAAGCAATCGCATCGTAAATTTCGCTTCGCTGGAACAAAATCTTCTGGGACAATATTGTCAAGTCAAGATCGCCGGAGCCGGGCCGAACAGCCTCGTCGGCGAGCACCTCGCCTGA
- a CDS encoding bifunctional nuclease family protein — translation MDRNEERKLEEQRKAEEERKKRDLSAGEVQDQLTEKLLRERLTEKTRWGQGQEGSRKAVEVGKRETEREVKIRGLMMDPVSNMPVVVLKAVQGSGTLPIWVGIYEANAIALEIEKVQTPRPMTHDLLKNLLLGLNVQVQKVVVSDLKEDTFYAVIWMERDGRIISMDSRPSDALALALRLDCPIYVEEEVFKTSKISSATTEKSSNEELRKWLENLNDEDLGRYKM, via the coding sequence ATGGATCGCAACGAAGAGCGCAAACTGGAAGAGCAGCGCAAAGCCGAAGAAGAGCGCAAGAAGCGCGATTTGTCGGCTGGAGAGGTGCAGGATCAATTGACCGAAAAGCTGCTCCGTGAGCGATTGACTGAAAAAACGCGCTGGGGGCAAGGCCAGGAAGGATCGCGCAAAGCTGTCGAGGTAGGGAAGCGCGAAACGGAACGCGAAGTCAAAATCCGCGGTCTGATGATGGACCCGGTTTCCAATATGCCCGTCGTTGTCCTCAAGGCCGTTCAGGGCAGCGGCACCCTTCCCATCTGGGTCGGCATCTACGAAGCCAACGCCATCGCTCTCGAAATCGAAAAAGTCCAGACCCCTCGTCCCATGACCCACGATCTCCTCAAGAACCTTCTCCTCGGTCTCAACGTTCAGGTTCAAAAAGTCGTCGTCAGTGACCTGAAAGAAGACACCTTTTACGCTGTCATCTGGATGGAGCGCGACGGCCGCATCATCTCCATGGATTCGCGTCCCAGTGATGCACTTGCTCTCGCGCTTCGCCTCGATTGCCCGATTTATGTCGAGGAGGAAGTCTTCAAAACGTCCAAAATTTCCAGCGCCACCACCGAAAAATCCTCGAATGAAGAGTTGCGCAAATGGCTCGAAAATTTGAATGACGAGGATCTCGGTCGCTATAAAATGTAG
- a CDS encoding MotA/TolQ/ExbB proton channel family protein: protein MAKAVLLILLFLSVFSWAIIIQKKRLFGTIEPRTRRFMQLFRTGRGLPDPNALRAGSSGSPLVNVYDAGYRELEGQLAGGNPHPGKLKNPRAVLVEMQVASAEEVRSMERMMPWLATIGSISTFIGLFGTVWGVMDAFAGLGEAGESSLRAVAPGIADALITTAAGLFTAIPAVIAYNIYLYRIRDFALRMDNFATEFVSKIETLYS, encoded by the coding sequence GTGGCAAAAGCGGTACTTTTGATTTTGCTTTTCCTTTCTGTTTTTTCATGGGCCATCATTATCCAAAAGAAACGACTGTTTGGAACGATCGAGCCGCGCACGCGGAGGTTTATGCAGCTTTTCCGCACGGGGCGCGGACTGCCGGATCCGAACGCGCTACGGGCGGGATCGAGCGGATCGCCGCTGGTGAATGTCTACGACGCAGGATACCGGGAACTCGAAGGACAACTGGCGGGCGGAAATCCGCACCCGGGAAAATTGAAGAATCCGCGAGCGGTACTGGTGGAGATGCAGGTCGCCTCGGCAGAGGAAGTGCGGAGCATGGAGCGAATGATGCCGTGGCTGGCGACGATTGGGTCGATTTCGACGTTCATCGGGCTCTTCGGGACAGTCTGGGGCGTGATGGACGCGTTTGCGGGATTGGGCGAGGCGGGCGAATCGAGCCTGCGCGCCGTGGCGCCGGGAATCGCAGACGCGCTGATCACGACGGCGGCAGGACTGTTCACGGCAATTCCGGCGGTGATTGCGTACAACATTTATTTGTACCGCATTCGCGACTTCGCGCTGCGGATGGACAATTTCGCGACAGAGTTTGTAAGCAAAATCGAGACGCTCTATAGCTAA
- a CDS encoding ParB/RepB/Spo0J family partition protein: MSKRIGLPVTLKMRHDAHYVETLTSFSGASIGRMIPIDKVHPNPDQPRKAIGDLTELIQSVREKGVLEPLLVRYIPHEDAYYIISGERRYHASRAAGLREVPCIEKIADDAETLELALIENIQRKDLTAFEEADGLQRLADQFDYTHDDIAKKIGRARSSVTETLSLRVIPSSIRKLCVEKGVVSKSLLLQVARQPGEKKMHDMVMHIAQSGLTRDEARRVRKDENETESRPRPYVFDYHAPDAAYHLRLQFRRSQISRDDIARALREVLIELERNAMSASSAA; this comes from the coding sequence GTGTCGAAGCGGATCGGTCTGCCCGTCACACTCAAGATGCGGCATGACGCGCATTATGTAGAAACACTCACGAGCTTCAGCGGCGCCTCGATTGGCCGGATGATCCCGATTGACAAGGTTCATCCCAATCCCGATCAGCCCCGCAAAGCCATCGGCGACCTCACCGAGCTGATCCAGTCCGTCCGCGAGAAGGGCGTTCTCGAGCCCCTCCTCGTCCGTTACATTCCTCACGAAGACGCTTACTACATCATCTCCGGCGAGCGCCGCTACCATGCCTCGCGCGCCGCGGGTCTTCGCGAAGTCCCTTGCATCGAAAAAATCGCCGACGACGCCGAAACTCTTGAACTCGCGCTCATCGAAAATATTCAGCGCAAGGATTTGACTGCCTTCGAGGAAGCCGACGGTTTGCAGCGTCTCGCCGACCAGTTCGATTACACCCACGACGACATCGCCAAAAAAATCGGCCGCGCGCGCTCATCGGTCACCGAGACGCTCTCTCTCCGCGTCATCCCCAGCTCTATCCGCAAGCTCTGCGTCGAGAAGGGAGTTGTCTCCAAATCGCTTCTTCTTCAGGTCGCTCGCCAGCCCGGCGAAAAGAAGATGCACGACATGGTCATGCACATCGCGCAGAGCGGCTTGACGCGCGATGAAGCGCGCCGCGTCCGCAAAGACGAAAACGAAACCGAATCGCGCCCGCGTCCGTACGTCTTCGACTATCACGCGCCCGACGCGGCCTATCATCTTCGCCTTCAATTTCGCCGCAGCCAGATTTCCCGCGACGATATCGCCCGCGCGCTGCGCGAGGTGTTGATCGAGCTCGAGCGCAACGCCATGTCCGCCTCCTCCGCCGCCTAA